Proteins from one Mercurialis annua linkage group LG7, ddMerAnnu1.2, whole genome shotgun sequence genomic window:
- the LOC126654817 gene encoding 2,3-bisphosphoglycerate-dependent phosphoglycerate mutase 1-like — protein sequence MVSAALHKSIAAVQLHSYCSSDSGSSKKFGNSSLQFFSNVVELDVKLHNRGICSSSNSSSCRTSAVDPVLSTSHPTGDYNQTTSNESSLILIRHGESMWNEKNLFTGSVDVPLTKRGIEEAIEAGRRISNIPVDMIYTSALIRAQMTAMLAMTQHRCKKVPVVMHDKSEQAKAWSQIYSDETMKQSVPVITAWRLNERMYGELQGLNKVETAERYGKEKVHEWRRSFDIPPPNGESLEMCSKRAVAYFTEKIEPQLQCGKNVMVAAHGNSLRSIIMYLDKLTTLEVMNLELSTGVPLLYIYKDGNFMKRGSPVGPTEAGVYAYTKGLALYRQKLDDNL from the exons ATGGTGTCTGCTGCATTGCACAAGTCCATTGCTGCTGTGCAGCTGCATAGTTACTGCAGCAGTGATTCTGGCTCTTCCAAGAAATTTGGAAATTCATCACTGCAATTCTTCTCCAACGTTGTCGAACTAGATGTTAAACTGCATAATAGAGGAATATGTAGTTCGAGCAATTCATCATCTTGTCGTACTTCAGCGGTGGATCCTGTTTTGTCTACTTCGCATCCTACTGGCGATTATAATCAGACAACATCAA ATGAATCTTCTTTGATATTAATTCGACATGGCGAGTCTATGTGGAATGAGAAGAATTTATTCACCGGCAGCGTTGATGTACCTTTAACTAAAAGAGGCATTGAGGAAGCGATTGAAGCTGGTAGGCGGATCAGTAATATACCGGTGGACATGATTTACACGTCTGCGTTGATTCGTGCACAGATGACAGCTATGCTTGCTATGACTCAACATCGCTGCAAAAAG GTTCCTGTTGTGATGCATGATAAGAGCGAACAGGCAAAAGCATGGAGTCAAATTTATAGCGATGAGACCATGAAACAATCTGTTCCAGTTATTACAGCTTGGCGGTTAAATGAAAGAAT GTACGGGGAGTTACAAGGTCTTAACAAGGTAGAAACAGCTGAAAGATATGGCAAGGAGAAAGTCCATGAATGGAGACGGAGTTTCGACATCCCTCCGCCAAATGGCGAGAGCTTGGAAATGTGTTCTAAAAGAGCTGTTGCCTATTTTACAGAAAAG ATTGAACCTCAGCTTCAATGTGGAAAGAATGTGATGGTTGCTGCCCATGGGAATTCACTGAGGTCTATCATTATGTACCTTGATAAATTAACCACGCTGGAG GTTATGAATCTAGAATTATCTACCGGCGTTCCGCTACTTTACATATACAAAGATGGGAACTTTATGAAGAGGGGCAGCCCTGTTGGACCTACAGAAGCTGGTGTTTATGCTTATACCAAG GGTTTGGCTCTCTATAGGCAAAAACTGGATGACAATCTCTAg